The Cryobacterium sp. SO1 genomic sequence CCTCGCCTTCGCCCGCATCCACACCCGCGAACCGTGAGTTAAGCCCCCACAACTCGGGGTTTTTGGGGCTTAACTCACAGTTCGCGGGGCGGGGGCGGATGGTGAGGGCGAGTTCGGTCGCGTGATCGACGACCACCCGGGTAGCGTAGAACCAGGAGGAACACATGCGAAAGTTCTTGTTCAACAGCGCCATGATCGGCGTCGTGGCCGGCGGGTGGAACATCGTTCAGGCGACGAGGCACGGACCGCGCGACTGGCGGCTCCTGCTCACCTGGATCGGGTGGGGTCTGAGCGTCGCCGTCGCCGTCGGCAACGTGGTGAAGGATGCCGACGAGAAGGCGCTGACGACCGGCACGAAGAAGAAATAGCGCGCCCGCTCCCGCCAGTACTCGTTATGCGGCGTGTCCCCCGTGTTTTAGGGGCACAGACGAGGAAACTGGACTTCTCGCGTTGTTAGAAGGAAGGGGCTCACGATGTTCGGTCGTCGACGTCGCACCGCACCCGTCATTCAGGCTCCGGTCGCCCCGGCCCCGGCAGAACTCAGCCGCGCTCAGGTCTACGACCACGTGCACGCAGCACTGGCCGACCTCGTCGGAGCCCACGGCGCCTGGACCCTGGTCCCCCGCCAGGCCGGCGACACGGATGTGATCTTCCACGGGCTCAAGGCCCACCAGATCGCCGAGACGCTCACCGAGATCCTCGCCACCGAAACCATCCGTCTGCGCACCGACGCGCCGGCCGCACCCGCGAATGTCTCCGAGCCGCGTACCGACACCCCCGTTGACGGCATCACGGCCATCGACCCCCGCCTGACCACCGGCGCGATCCTCGTGTCCTCCGGCGCCGAGCCGACCGCGTTGCCCTGGAACCCCGCCCCGATCTCGGTCTGGGCCGAACCCCGTAACACCGTGCAGAAAAGTACCGACCAGCGCGGTTCCGAAGCGAACAGCGGCGCCCGCGCCGGCGCCGCAACTGTGAGTCGTCTCGTCGCTTAGCCGACTCTGCGCGTCACCGTGTGAAGGTGTCCGACTGGCCCTGGTGCGCGCCATAGGCCCTGGTGCGCGCCGCCGGCGCCATCGTCGCGGCCCTGGATCGACAGGGCCGCTCAGGTGGAACTGCCGCGATTGCGGGTGGCCGCGCCGTAGATGAGCAGCACGATGATCGAGCCGAGGATCGCGATCACCCAGGTGCGCAGGTCGAAAAACGACCCCATGTCGACCCCGAAGATCAGCCCGGCCAGCCATCCGCCGAGCAGGGCGCCGACCACACCGAGCAGCAGGGTCACGAACCAACCGCCGCCCTGCGTGCCGGGCAGGATCAGCTTGGCCAGGGCGCCGGCCAGCAGGCCGAGTAGAAGAAAACCGAAGAAACCCATGATGACTGCCCTTCTGTTGGCACTGCCTCGCCGGTGGCCGGCTGTGACGATCATAAAACCGCCCTCTGAAGACCGATAGGCGTTGCGGGCCCATCGTCCGGGCCATCCACCAGCGTTCAGCTGGATTCTTTGTAGGTATTCCACTGCGGTGCCCCGGCGCGGAATCCTAGATTGAAAACCATGACAGCCCGTTCAGCATTTGCCCGCCTCAGCGTGCGCGACCTCGCGCAGATCGCCATTTTTGCCGCCCTCATCGCCGCGCTCGGTTTTCCCGGCGCGCTCTCGCTGGGCGCCAGCACCGTGCCGATCACCTTCCAGACCCTCGGGGTGATGCTGGCGGGGGCGATCCTCGGTGCGCGCAAGGGCTTCCTGGCCGTGTTGCTGTTGCTGGTGCTGGCGGCCGCCGGTCTGCCGTTGCTCTCCGGCGGACGCGGCGGCCTGGTCTGGTTCACCACCTCCCCCTCCGCCGGCTACCCGTACGGTTGGCTGCTCGGCGTCGTGGTGGTCGGTGCGCTCACAGCCTGGCTGCTGCCGCGCTACCCGTTCTGGCCGGCCCTTGGCGCCACCGTGCTCGGTGGGATCGTGGCGGTCTACCTGATCGGGGTGCCCGTCACGGCGATCAACCTCGGCCTGCCGCTCTGGGCCGCCGCCGTCGACAGCGCCAAGTTCCTGCCCGGCGACCTGGTCAAGGTGGTTGTGACGGTGCTCGTCGCCAAGCAGGTGCACCGCGCCTACCCCGGCCTGATCACCCCGCGCCGTACCGCACCGGTTCCCCTGCCCGCCGTCGACGTCCGGGCGTAAGCGTGAGCTGCCCCGGCATCCGTTTCGAGGGCGTCACGCACGACTTCGATGGCCAGCCGGTGCTCCAGGGCATCGACCTGCACCTCACCGAACGGCGCGTCGGCATCGTCGGCGCCAACGGCAGCGGCAAGTCGACGCTGGCGCGGATGATCAACGGCCTGGTCACCCCGACCGGCGGCACCGTCACGGTGAACGGCTTGGACGTGCGCCGCCAGGCCAAGCTGGTGCGGCGCGAGGTGGGCTTCATCTTCACCAATCCCGACAACCAGATCGTGATGCCCACCGTGCAGGAAGACGTGGCGTTCACCCTGCGGCGGCGCGGCCTGGACGCGGCCGAGATCGCCCTGCGCACGGCGGAGGCGCTGGACCGGTTCGGCCTGACCGACCTGGCCGAACGCCCCGCTCACCGGCTCTCCGGCGGCCAGAAGCAGCTCCTGGCCCTGGCCGCGGTCCTGGTGGCCGGGCCCAGCGTCGTCGTGGCCGACGAACCGACCACGCTGCTGGATGCCCGCAACACCCGCCTGATCACCGGCCTGCTGGTGTCGCTGACCCAGCAGGTGATCGTGGTGACCCACGACCTGGAGGTGCTGGACGGCTTTGACAGGGTGATCGTGATCGACGAGGGCCGGGTGGTCGCCGACGACCTGCCCGCCACCGCCCTCGCCGCGTATCTGAGCCTGCTGTCGTGATCGGGCTGTACCGGCCGGGGACATCGCTGCTGCACCGCGCGCCGGCCCTGCTCAAGCTGGGGCTGCTTGCCGTGGCCATGGTGCTGGTCGGCCTGGTGGCGGATCCGCTGGTGCTCGCGGGCGAACTCGCGGCCGTGGTGCTGCTCTACGCGCTGGCCGGCATCCCGCCCTCGGCGGCGTGGCCGCAGATCGGTCCGATCCTCTGGATCCTTCTCTTCGCCGTGCCGGTGCAGGTGCTGGTCGCTGGCGGCTCGGTGGAGGGCTGGACCACGGCGGGGCTGATGGCCGGCCGGCTGCTGGTCGCGGTGGCCCTCGCCGCCCTCTTCACGCTCACCACGACGGTCACCGCCGTGCTCGGAGCGTTCCAGATCCTGCTGCGGCCGTTCCGCCGCTGGGTGGACGCCGACCGGGTGGGCCTGCTCGTGGCCCTGACCATCCGGTGCATCCCGCTGGTGGCGGAAATCGTTCGGGAGGTGCTCGACGCCCGGAGGGCCCGCGGCGCGCAGGGGTCCGTCGTCGCCCTGGCGGTTCCGGTCGTCGTACGCTCGTTGTACGCTGCCGATGCAATCGGAGAGGCCCTCGCCGCACGCGGATTGGACGACTGAGCACAGTGACGACAGGACACACGGAAAAACCCCGCACCCGCACGCGCGCCCGCATTCAATTCGCTGGCTGGACCGCGCTCACTGCCCTGGCGCTCGGCATCGTCGCCTTCCTCATCTGGACCCAGCTGGTCATGCCGGCCGACCGCGCCGAGGCCCAGGCTGTCTTCGACAATCCAGCCGTCACCGTGACCGACACGGCTGACTCTGTGGTGATCGCCCCGGCGGAGAACCCCTCCAACGCCGGTCTGGTCTTCATTCCCGGCGCCAAGGTCGACCCGTACGCCTACCTCGCCACGTTGAGCGGCACGGTGGAGGAGACCGGGATGACCGTGGTCATCACCAAACCGGTATTGAACCTGGCCTTCTTCGACCAGCGCCCCCTGGATGCCTTCACCGCCGCCGCCCCGGACGTGACGACCTGGTTCGTGGGCGGCCACTCGCTCGGCGGGGTGCGCGCCTGTATGTACACGCTGGACACCGAGGTGGCCGGCCTGGTGCTGTTCGGCAGCTACTGCGCCGCGGCGGTCGACGACGACCTGCCGGTGCTGAGCATCAGCGGCAGCGAGGACGGCCTGAGCACCCCGGCCAAGATCGAGGACAGCGCCGACCTGCTGCCCGCCGGCACCACCTTCGTCGAGATCGAGGGGGCCAACCACGCCTCGTTCGGCGCCTACGGCGACCAGCCCGGCGACGGCGAGGCCACGATCAGCCCGGCGGAGTCGGAGCAGGCCATCACCGAGGCGCTCTCGACCTTCACCGCGCTGCGCTTCATGCAGTCGGAGTGACCCGCCGGGTCTGACCCGGCAGGAGCCTCGCTCTTGTCGGCCCAGCGGGCCAGGGCCACTATGGCTCCTGTCGGCCAATGTCGCCCCGAACCTGGAGGAGCCATGCACGCGCTCGTCGTCTATGACACCAACTACGGCAACACTCGCACCATCGCGGAGGTGATCGCCCTGGAGCTCGGCCGGGAAACCCGCACCCTCAACGTGACCGACCTCACCGAGACCAGCCTCGACGGTATCGATGTGCTCGTCGCGGGCTGCCCGATCAACGGCTGGAAGCCCACCGAACGGATGCGCGCCTTCCTGCAGACGCTCACGCCGGGCTCACTCGCCGGCGTGCGGGCCGCCGCGTTCGACACCCGCATCAAGCTGTTTCTGCACGGGGATGCCGCGGGCAAGATCTCGCACGCCCTGCAAACCGCCGGCGCCAGCATCGTGGCCAAACCGCACGGTTTTGTCGTCGAGGGCACCGAGGGTCCGCTTGCCCCCGGCGAGACCGGCAAGGCCGGTGCCTGGGCGGCGTTCATCGGTGCCGAACTGCGGGCAAGCGCCTGAACCCAGCCGGCGGAGACGTCAGAAAAACGGCCCGTGCCAAGGCACGGGCCGTTCTGGTGGGGCGGTCGACTACGCGGTGAGCGAGTCCACGTACTCCTCGTTGTCTTCGATCCACTTCGCGGCGACGGGGCCGTGGTCCGTGCCCTCGTAATCGACGAGCATCCCGGTCTCCAGCGAGTGCAGGTGGTCGAGGTCAGCGTTACCGGAGGGCCGGCTCCGGCTGCGGTGCGGCGGCCGCCGAGGCGACGGCATCCGCCGGCTCAACCGGCAGGTGCGTCGACATCATCGTGGCTTCGTCGAACGGCGCGTGGCGGTCGAGGACGAGGTCTACCTGGGCACGGTCGATCTCGTTGGTCCAGGTGCCGATCAGCACGGTGGCGACAGCGTTGCCGGTGAAGTTCGTCAGTGCGCGGGCCTCGGACATGAACCGGTCGATGCCCACGATGAAGGCGACTCCGCCCACGAGTTGCGGGGCGTGCGCCTGCAGTCCGCCCGCGAGGGTCGCGAGCCCCGCGCCGGTGACCCCTGCCGCACCCTTGGAGGCGATGATCATGAAGACCAGCAGCCCGATCTGCTCTCCCAGCATCAGCGGCTGGCCGAGCGCCGTGGCGATGAACAGCGACGCCATGGTGAGGTAGATGGCGGTGCCGTCGAGGTTGAACGAGTATCCGGTGGGTACGGTGACGCCCACGACGGGCTTGGACACCCCGAGGTGCTCCATCTTGGCGATGAGGCGGGGCAGCGCGGCCTCTGACGACGAGGTCGAGAAGATCAGCAGATATTCCCGCCCGAGGTAGCGCATCAGCTTGAAGATATTGATGCCGGTGACCAGCTTGAGCAGGCCGCCGAGAATCACGACGATGAAGATGATGCAGGTGAGGTAGAACGCGGCCATCAGGGTGAACAGGCTGATCACGGCCTGGATGCCGGTGGCTCCCACGACCGCGGCGATGGCGCCGAACGCGCCGATCGGGGCGAGCCACATCACCATGACCAGGATGCGGAAGATCAGCGCCTGCAGGTGGGCGATGCCCGTAAGGATCGGCTTGCCGGCCGCGCCCATTTTCTGCAGCGCGAAGCCCACGACCAGGGCCACCATCAGGGTCTGTAGGATGTTGCCGGAGGTGAGCGAGGAGATCAGCGTGGTGGGCACGATGCCGAGCAGGAAGTCATGCGTGTCGGCGGCTTCGGGCGGCGCGTAGGTCGCGTCCTGCAGGTTGAGGCCTTCACCGGGGTGGATCAGGTTGCCGACCAGCAGGCCGATGCCCAGCGCGAAGGTGGACATGATCAGGAAGTAGCCCAGCGCCAGGCCGCCGATCTTGCCGACCGTGGCGGCCTTGGCGATCGATCCGATGCCCAGCACGATGGTGCAGAAGATGATCGGCGAGATCATCATCTTGATCAGCAGCACGAAGACGTCACCGAGCGGCTTGAGTGCGACCGCGAAGCCGTCCTCACCGCCGAACATCAGGCCGACGAGGATGCCCAGCCCCACCGCGACGATGACCGCGATGTAGAGGTAATGGGACTTGTCGAGCCGTTTGCGCGGTGTGCCGGCCGGGCGCCGGGCGGCAGCGCCGCGGGGAAAGGAAAGTGCCATGTCAGACTCCTTTGTCTAGGCTGGTCGAACCGGTAACGGCCCGATCAGCTGTGGTGAATACACAGTGCGGGACGAGAGGCGTACGGTCACTCTTGCGGTCATATTGGTCACGACGACGTGAATCTCGAATTCGTAAAGCGGTGAAAGGCGAGTGCCGGATGCAGGGCTGGAGCATTGCACGCCGGCTGTTCCTTGCCCATTTCGTCTTCGTTGTGTCGCTGGCGGTGTTCGTGGGCACGGCCTCGTTCGTCGACGCCCGCGACCGCGGCTACACCGAAACGGCCGACCGGATGCTCGCGGTCGCGATCTCGATCGCCGACAGCCCGTTGGTGGTCACGGCCGCCGAATCGGCGGATCCGACCGCGGCACTGCAGGCGTACACGCTGAAGGTGAGCCAGGACGCGTCGCTGGACTTCATCACGATCATGAGCCCCGCCGGCATCAGGTGGACCCACCCGGATCCCGCCGAGATCGGCCGGGAGTACATCGGTGAGACCGGCCCCGCCGAAGCCGGAAGCCCGCTGACGGAGGTGACGGCGGGGACCCTCGGCCCCTCGGTGCGGGCTGTCGTGCCGATCCTCGACCCGGACGGCCAGGTGGCGGGCATGGTGGCCGCCGGAGTGAAGACGAGCAACCTGCAGATCGCCCTCAACGCCAGGCTGCCGGCCATCCTGGCGCTCTCGCTCGCATTGCTCCTGGCCGGCTCGGTGGCCACCTGGCTGCTGGGTCGCTACCTGCGCCGGGTCACCCTGGGCTGGGGCCCCGAAGAGCTCGCCCAGCTGTTCGTCTACAACGACTCGGTGCTGCACTCGGTGCGGGAGGGGCTGGTTCTCGTCGATCGCAAGGGCAACCTCGTGCTCTACAACGACCAGGCCGCCGACCTGCTCGGCATCCCGGCCCGGCCTCCCTCGCCCTCCGCCGGCGCCTCCGCTCCCGCCATCGACGACCTCGACCTGCCGGCAAGCCTGGCCGACCTGCTGCGGAGCGGGCGCACCGCACACGACGAGATCCATCTGACCGAGACCCGGGTCCTGGTGGTCAGCCAGGAGCCCGCGGTACCCACCCCGAGCCGGGTGCGCCCCCGGACGGCGCCGATGGGGACCGTGGCGACCATCCGCGACCACACCGACCTGCAATCGCTCGGCACCGAACTGGCGTCGATGCGCACCCTGTCGGATGCCCTGCGCGCGCAGACCCACGAACACGCCAACCGGCTGCACACCATCGTGTCGCTCATGGAACTGGGCCGGGCCGACGAGGCGCTCGAGTTCGCCACCAGGGACATGGCGGTGAACCAGCAGCTCACCGACGAGATGATCAGCTCGGTCGACGAGCCGGTGATCGGCGCACTGCTGGTGGGCAAATTCGCCCAGGCCGGTGAGCTCGGGGTGCAGCTGAACGTGGATGCGGCGGGCACGCCGGTGGATTCCGGCCTCTCGGTGCAGGACCTCGTGACGGTGCTGGGCAACCTCGTCGACAACGCGCTCGAGGCCGCGGTCGGCGGCGAGGCTCCGCGCCGGGTGGACGTCGCCATCCGCACAACGATGGACACCGTGCCACCGAACGTGGTGATCGAGGTCGCCGACAGCGGACGGGGCGTGGACCCCGAGGAGCTCGACGAGGTGTTCAGACTCGGCTACAGCACCAAGGAACCCGGCCGTTACGGTCGCGGGCTGGGCCTGGCCCTGGTGCGCCAGGCGGTGACCAGGCTCGGCGGCACCCTCACCGTCACCCGTCGGAGCGGCGCCGTGTTCACCGTGACGATTCCGCTGCGGGCGCCCGTCGCCGAGCCGGAGTGGACGGCGGAGGGCGGTCCGGATGCCTGAGCAGGACGAGATCCGGGTGCTCATCGTCGAGGACGAGCCGCTCACCGCCGAGGCCCACGCCGCCTATCTGCAGCGGATGCCCGGCTTCACCCACGCGGGCACGGCGGGGACCGGACAGGCGGCGCTCCGCCAGCTCACCGACGCCGCGGCATCCGGTGCGCCGATCGACCTGGTGCTGATGGACATGAACCTGCCCGACCTGCACGGGCTGGACGTCTCCCGGCGGGTGCGGACGGCGAACCTGGACTGCGACATCATCGCGATCACGGCCATCCGTGACCTGCAGGTGGTGCGCGGCGCCGTGGCCGCCGGGGTGGTGCAGTACCTGATCAAACCGTTCAGCTACGCCACCTTCGCGCAGAAGCTCACCACCTACCGGGAGTTCCATCGCCAGCTCGGCGAGCGCTCGCGGGTGACCAGCCAGGCGGACGTGGACCAGGCCTTCAACAGCCTGCGCACGCCCTCCCCGGCGACGCTGCCCAAGGGGCTGGCAGAGGGAACCCTGGCCGCGGTGACCGAGCTGCTCAAGGCGAACAGCGCACCGGTGTCGGCGACCGAGCTCACCGAGGCGCTCGGGATCTCCCGGGTGACCGCAAGGCGGTACTTAGAGCACCTGGCCGACGACGGGGCCGTGCTCCGCACCCCGCGTTACGGCACACCGGGGCGGCCGGAGAACGAGTACACCTGGCGGCGGGACTGACCCGCAGCAGCCCGGCGGGGTCAGCCCAGCCGCCGCGCCCGCAGCACGACGTCCTCGGTGTGGTGGGCGCCGGCGCCGGTGGCCACGTGGCGGGGCCGGGTCTCGTCAACCTCGATCAGCCAGTTCTCGTCCAGCAGGGCCGCGACCTGGGCCGGGCTCACATAGAGCGCGGCGTCGAAGCCGTGCGCGGCGGCCTCCTCACCGATGGGCGTGGGGTGGTGCACGACGAGCAGCACCCCGCCCGGGGCGACGGCGTCGAGCAGGGCGCGTTCGGCATCGTTGCCCGGGGTGCGCAGCAGCGCCGGGTACTGGGCGGAGACCAGGTCGAAGGTTCCGTGCGGCAGGGCTGCTTCGACGAGCCCGGTCTGCAGCCAGTGCACCGACGTGATCCCGGCCAGTTCGGCCTGCCGCGCGGCACGCTCCAGGGCCACCCGCGACACGTCCAGGGCCGTGACGGTCCAGCCCGCGGCGGCCAGCCACAGCGCGTCGGCGCCCTCACCGCAGCCGACGTCGAGGGCACGACCGGGCCGCAGCGGGCGCGTCTCGCTCACCAGCGCGGCGTTGGGCTCTCCGCTCCACAGCGTCTCCCGGTCGGAGTAGCGCTGATCCCAGAACTCCCGCACAGCGTCGGGATCCTGAGGCGGGTGGGCGTCGGCGTCGGTGTGCGGCATGAGTGCATCATCCCGCGCCGGTGTGACGGCGACAAACCCGCTTGCCAAACCGGCAAACCGCCGCCAGGCTGGGCCGGACCGACCGGACCCGATAGCCTCGTCGCATGAGCGCTGAGGCGCCGGGCACGGCCGATGTGCCGGCCGCCCGGCATACCCTGCAGATCCTCAGCTACCTGGCGGCCCAGCGCGGCCCGGTTCCGGCGTCCAGTCTCGCCCAGGCCCTTGGCCTGCCCCGGTCCACGGTCTACCGGCTGCTCGGGGTGCTGCAGGAGCTCGGCTTCGTGCTGCACTTCCCCGAGGCCCGCCGGTACGGCATCGGCCTGGCCGCCTTCGAACTGAGCAGCGGCTTCGCCCGCCAGGAGCCCCTGGCCCGGCTGGGCCGGCCGATCCTGGCCTCCCTCGTCGACAAGATCGGCGAGAGCGCACACCTGGCGGTGCTGCACGGCCGCGACGTGATCTACCTGGTGGAGGAGCGGGCGCCCCGCCGCCCCGCCCTGGTGACGGATGTCGGAGTGCGGCTGCCCAGCCACCTCACCGCCAGCGGTCGCGCACTCCTCGCGACTCTGCCGCTCTCCCAGCTCCGGGCGTTGTTCCCCGACCGGTCCGCCTTCGTGCAGCGCGGCGACGACCCCCGCGCGCCGCTGCCGGGCAGCGTGACCAGCTACCGTGAGCTCAGCGGGCTCCTGGCCGAGGTGCGCGCCCAGGGCTACGCGGCAGAAGACGGCGATGTCACCGCGGGGATGGCATCCGTGGCCGTGGCCGTGCGTGACCACAGCGGTTGGCCGGCCGCCGGCATCGCCGTGACCTTCGCCAGGTCGAGCGTGCCGCCGGAACGTTGGCCGGAGCTCGCCGCCGCCGTGGAGCACGCCGCGGCCGAGCTGGGCCGCCGCATCAGCGGGCGCACCGGCTAGGCGCATCCACGATGCGATTGTCAGGAAAAAGGCCGAAAACTAGGAGCCAATGTCCGATTCCGTCCTTGTAATCTCACTTTTTCCCTCTAGCGATGCGTGGTTCTTCGAGAATCTTCGGCGCTGGCTGAACCTTTTGGGCCCCGGGCTCGTTGTTCAGGGTGGATGAGCATCATCCGTGGCGTGCCACTGAGACGCACCGACCATGAACGAGGGCGACATGCAGAAGAGGACGAAAATCGGCCTGTGGATAGCGGGCGCAGTTGTCGTCCTCGGCGGCGTCGCCCTGGCCTTCGGCCCGGCCGTGTATGCCGACTACGCCAACAGCAACGTGGAGGCGGCCCCGACCATAGCCCCGGCACCAACGAGCCCCACCGGCTCGGCGACCTCCGCCGCGGTGAACCCGGATGACCTCTCCGGCACCTGGAGCATCGGCGCCGACTCCTACGCCGGTTACCGCGTCGACGAAGTGCTGCAGGGCAACGATGTCACCGTGACCGGCCGCACGGCAGACGTGACCGGTGACCTCACCGTGGACTCGCTGTCCCTCACCGCGGCCACGATCACGGTGGACGTGGCGAGCATCGCCACCGACGAAGGCGCCAGGGACTCCTACTTCCGCGACACCGCCATGGAGGTCGGCGACTTCCCGACCGCCACGTTCACCCTCACCGAACCGGTCACCCTCGAGGCTCCGGTGGCCGGCGTGGCCCAGACCCTGACCGCAAACGGCGAACTCACGATGCACGGCGTCACCCAGCCGGTCAGCGTCGAGCTGCAGGCCGCGCTCACCGACGCCGGCGGCCAGGTTGTCGGCAGCATCCCGATCACCTTCAGCGACTACGGCGTCGAGGCGCCCGACCTCGGCTTCGTCAGGGTCGAGGATGCCGGCTCCGTCGAGTTCTCTCTGAATGTCGCGCAGAATTAGTCCGGCGGCATAGGCATGTTCGTCGTGGGCATCGGGCGGAGCCGGAGGTAACCGTGGCAGAGCCACACGCGGAACTCCTGCGGGCGCTGCACGATGCCCACGGGCCGGCCCTGTTCAGGTACGTGGTGCGCCTGACCGGGGATTACGGGTTCGCGCAGGACGTGGTGCAGGAGACCCTGCTGCGCGCGTGGAAGCGTCCGGCGCTGCTGGACCGGGACGAAGACGCCGTCCGCGCCTGGCTGTTCACCGTGGCCCGCAACCTCGTGATCGATGACCGGCGAAGCGCCAAGTACGCCCGGGAGATCTCGACCGACGCCCTGCCGGAAACGGCTTCGGCCGACGCCACCGATGCCATCCTGGATCGCTGGCTGGTGACGGATGCCCTCACCGCGCTCTCCCCCGAGCACCGCACCGTGCTCGTGAGCGCCTACTACCTCGGGCGCCCCATCGCGGAGATCGCCCGCCGGGAACAGGTACCGGAGGGCACCGTGAAGTCCCGCCTGCACTACGCCCTGCGAGCGATGCGGCTCGCCCTACAGGAAAGAGGGGTCACCGAATGACCTCCACCCCCGACGGTTTTCGCGATTGGGACGCCGCCTATGTGCTCGGCGCGCTCAACACTGAGGACCGACGCGACTTCGAACGCCACCTGCCGACCTGCCCGGCCTGCGCGGCCGCCGTCGCGGAACTCGCCGGGCTGCCCGGAATCCTGGCCGTGCTGCCCGCCGCG encodes the following:
- a CDS encoding GlsB/YeaQ/YmgE family stress response membrane protein, which translates into the protein MGFFGFLLLGLLAGALAKLILPGTQGGGWFVTLLLGVVGALLGGWLAGLIFGVDMGSFFDLRTWVIAILGSIIVLLIYGAATRNRGSST
- a CDS encoding biotin transporter BioY, with translation MTARSAFARLSVRDLAQIAIFAALIAALGFPGALSLGASTVPITFQTLGVMLAGAILGARKGFLAVLLLLVLAAAGLPLLSGGRGGLVWFTTSPSAGYPYGWLLGVVVVGALTAWLLPRYPFWPALGATVLGGIVAVYLIGVPVTAINLGLPLWAAAVDSAKFLPGDLVKVVVTVLVAKQVHRAYPGLITPRRTAPVPLPAVDVRA
- a CDS encoding energy-coupling factor ABC transporter ATP-binding protein; this translates as MSCPGIRFEGVTHDFDGQPVLQGIDLHLTERRVGIVGANGSGKSTLARMINGLVTPTGGTVTVNGLDVRRQAKLVRREVGFIFTNPDNQIVMPTVQEDVAFTLRRRGLDAAEIALRTAEALDRFGLTDLAERPAHRLSGGQKQLLALAAVLVAGPSVVVADEPTTLLDARNTRLITGLLVSLTQQVIVVTHDLEVLDGFDRVIVIDEGRVVADDLPATALAAYLSLLS
- a CDS encoding energy-coupling factor transporter transmembrane protein EcfT; translated protein: MIGLYRPGTSLLHRAPALLKLGLLAVAMVLVGLVADPLVLAGELAAVVLLYALAGIPPSAAWPQIGPILWILLFAVPVQVLVAGGSVEGWTTAGLMAGRLLVAVALAALFTLTTTVTAVLGAFQILLRPFRRWVDADRVGLLVALTIRCIPLVAEIVREVLDARRARGAQGSVVALAVPVVVRSLYAADAIGEALAARGLDD
- a CDS encoding alpha/beta hydrolase, with translation MTTGHTEKPRTRTRARIQFAGWTALTALALGIVAFLIWTQLVMPADRAEAQAVFDNPAVTVTDTADSVVIAPAENPSNAGLVFIPGAKVDPYAYLATLSGTVEETGMTVVITKPVLNLAFFDQRPLDAFTAAAPDVTTWFVGGHSLGGVRACMYTLDTEVAGLVLFGSYCAAAVDDDLPVLSISGSEDGLSTPAKIEDSADLLPAGTTFVEIEGANHASFGAYGDQPGDGEATISPAESEQAITEALSTFTALRFMQSE
- a CDS encoding flavodoxin domain-containing protein encodes the protein MHALVVYDTNYGNTRTIAEVIALELGRETRTLNVTDLTETSLDGIDVLVAGCPINGWKPTERMRAFLQTLTPGSLAGVRAAAFDTRIKLFLHGDAAGKISHALQTAGASIVAKPHGFVVEGTEGPLAPGETGKAGAWAAFIGAELRASA
- a CDS encoding cation:dicarboxylate symporter family transporter codes for the protein MALSFPRGAAARRPAGTPRKRLDKSHYLYIAVIVAVGLGILVGLMFGGEDGFAVALKPLGDVFVLLIKMMISPIIFCTIVLGIGSIAKAATVGKIGGLALGYFLIMSTFALGIGLLVGNLIHPGEGLNLQDATYAPPEAADTHDFLLGIVPTTLISSLTSGNILQTLMVALVVGFALQKMGAAGKPILTGIAHLQALIFRILVMVMWLAPIGAFGAIAAVVGATGIQAVISLFTLMAAFYLTCIIFIVVILGGLLKLVTGINIFKLMRYLGREYLLIFSTSSSEAALPRLIAKMEHLGVSKPVVGVTVPTGYSFNLDGTAIYLTMASLFIATALGQPLMLGEQIGLLVFMIIASKGAAGVTGAGLATLAGGLQAHAPQLVGGVAFIVGIDRFMSEARALTNFTGNAVATVLIGTWTNEIDRAQVDLVLDRHAPFDEATMMSTHLPVEPADAVASAAAAPQPEPALR
- a CDS encoding sensor histidine kinase translates to MQGWSIARRLFLAHFVFVVSLAVFVGTASFVDARDRGYTETADRMLAVAISIADSPLVVTAAESADPTAALQAYTLKVSQDASLDFITIMSPAGIRWTHPDPAEIGREYIGETGPAEAGSPLTEVTAGTLGPSVRAVVPILDPDGQVAGMVAAGVKTSNLQIALNARLPAILALSLALLLAGSVATWLLGRYLRRVTLGWGPEELAQLFVYNDSVLHSVREGLVLVDRKGNLVLYNDQAADLLGIPARPPSPSAGASAPAIDDLDLPASLADLLRSGRTAHDEIHLTETRVLVVSQEPAVPTPSRVRPRTAPMGTVATIRDHTDLQSLGTELASMRTLSDALRAQTHEHANRLHTIVSLMELGRADEALEFATRDMAVNQQLTDEMISSVDEPVIGALLVGKFAQAGELGVQLNVDAAGTPVDSGLSVQDLVTVLGNLVDNALEAAVGGEAPRRVDVAIRTTMDTVPPNVVIEVADSGRGVDPEELDEVFRLGYSTKEPGRYGRGLGLALVRQAVTRLGGTLTVTRRSGAVFTVTIPLRAPVAEPEWTAEGGPDA
- a CDS encoding response regulator, which gives rise to MPEQDEIRVLIVEDEPLTAEAHAAYLQRMPGFTHAGTAGTGQAALRQLTDAAASGAPIDLVLMDMNLPDLHGLDVSRRVRTANLDCDIIAITAIRDLQVVRGAVAAGVVQYLIKPFSYATFAQKLTTYREFHRQLGERSRVTSQADVDQAFNSLRTPSPATLPKGLAEGTLAAVTELLKANSAPVSATELTEALGISRVTARRYLEHLADDGAVLRTPRYGTPGRPENEYTWRRD
- a CDS encoding bifunctional 2-polyprenyl-6-hydroxyphenol methylase/3-demethylubiquinol 3-O-methyltransferase UbiG is translated as MPHTDADAHPPQDPDAVREFWDQRYSDRETLWSGEPNAALVSETRPLRPGRALDVGCGEGADALWLAAAGWTVTALDVSRVALERAARQAELAGITSVHWLQTGLVEAALPHGTFDLVSAQYPALLRTPGNDAERALLDAVAPGGVLLVVHHPTPIGEEAAAHGFDAALYVSPAQVAALLDENWLIEVDETRPRHVATGAGAHHTEDVVLRARRLG
- a CDS encoding IclR family transcriptional regulator, coding for MSAEAPGTADVPAARHTLQILSYLAAQRGPVPASSLAQALGLPRSTVYRLLGVLQELGFVLHFPEARRYGIGLAAFELSSGFARQEPLARLGRPILASLVDKIGESAHLAVLHGRDVIYLVEERAPRRPALVTDVGVRLPSHLTASGRALLATLPLSQLRALFPDRSAFVQRGDDPRAPLPGSVTSYRELSGLLAEVRAQGYAAEDGDVTAGMASVAVAVRDHSGWPAAGIAVTFARSSVPPERWPELAAAVEHAAAELGRRISGRTG